Proteins from one Mus pahari chromosome 18, PAHARI_EIJ_v1.1, whole genome shotgun sequence genomic window:
- the Vars gene encoding valine--tRNA ligase: MSILYVSPHPDAFPSLRALIAARYGEAGDGPGWGGPHPRICLQPPPSSRTPFPPPRLPALEQGPGGLWVWGAPAVAQLLWPAGLGGPGGSRAAVLVQQWVSYADTELIPAACGATLPALGLRGPGQDPQAALGALGKALNPLEEWLRLHTYLAGDAPTLADLAAVTALLLPFRYVLDPSARRIWGNVTRWFNTCVRQPEFRAVLGEVALYSGARSVTQQPGSEVTAPQKTPAQLKKEAKKREKLEKFQQKQKTQQQAPHGEKKPKPEKKEKRDPGVITYDLPTPPGEKKDVSGAMPDSYSPQYVEAAWYPWWERQGFFKPEYGRPSVSAPNPRGVFMMCIPPPNVTGSLHLGHALTNAIQDSLTRWHRMRGETTLWNPGCDHAGIATQVVVEKKLWKERGLNRHQLGREAFLEEVWKWKAEKGDRIYHQLKKLGSSLDWDRACFTMDPKLSATVTEAFVRLHEEGVIYRSTRLVNWSCTLNSAISDIEVDKKELTGRTLLPVPGYKEKVEFGVLVSFAYKVQGSDSGEEVVVATTRIETMLGDVAVAVHPKDPRYQHLKGKCVVHPFLSRSLPIVFDDFVDMEFGTGAVKITPAHDQNDYEVGQRHRLEAISIMDSKGTLVNVPPPFLGLPRFEARKAVLAALKEQGLFRGVKDNPMVVPICNRSKDVVEPLLRPQWYVRCGEMAQAASAAVTRGDLRILPEAHQRTWHSWMDNIRDWCISRQLWWGHRIPAYFITVHDPAVPPGEDPDGRYWVSGRTEAEAREKAAREFGVPPDKISLQQDEDVLDTWFSSGLFPFSIFGWPNQSEDLSVFYPGTLLETGHDILFFWVARMVMLGLKLTGKLPFREVYLHAIVRDAHGRKMSKSLGNVIDPLDVIHGVSLQGLHDQLLNSNLDPSEVEKAKEGQKTDFPAGIPECGTDALRFGLCAYTSQGRDINLDVNRILGYRHFCNKLWNATKFALRGLGKGFVPSATSKLEGHESLVDRWIRSRLTEAVRLSNEGFQAYDFPAITTAQYSFWLYELCDVYLECLKPVLNGVDQAAAECARQTLYTCLDVGLRLLSPFMPFVTEELFQRLPRRTPKAPASLCVTPYPEPSECSWKDPEAEAALELALSITRAVRSLRADYNLTRTRPDCFLEVADEATGALASAVSGYVQALASAGVVAVLALGAPAPQGCAVAVASDRCSIHLQLQGLVDPARELGKLQAKRSEAQRQAQRLQERRAASGYSAKVPLEVQEADEAKLQQIEAELRKVDEAIALFQKML, encoded by the exons ATGTCCATCCTCTACGTCTCTCCTCACCCCGACGCCTTCCCCAGCCTTCGAGCCCTCATCGCTGCCCGCTACGGGGAAGCTGGTGACGGTCCCGGATGGGGAGGCCCTCACCCCCGCATCTGCTTGCAGCCTCCCCCGAGCAGCCGGACTCCATTTCCCCCGCCTCGCCTGCCCGCCCTGGAGCAGGGGCCTGGTGGCCTATGGGTGTGGGGGGCCCCGGCTGTAGCTCAGCTGTTGTGGCCAGCAGGCCTGGGGGGACCCGGGGGCAGCCGGGCAGCTGTCCTGGTCCAGCAGTGGGTCAGTTATGCTGACACGGAGCTCATACCCGCTGCCTGCGGGGCGACCCTGCCTGCCCTGGGACTTCGAGGTCCTGGTCAGGATCCCCAG GCTGCCCTTGGGGCCCTGGGCAAGGCCTTGAACCCCTTGGAGGAGTGGCTCCGGCTGCACACCTACCTGGCTGGGGACGCCCCCACTCTGGCTGACTTAGCTGCCGTGACAGCCTTATTGCTGCCCTTCCGATAC GTTCTGGACCCTTCTGCCCGCCGGATCTGGGGCAATGTGACTCGCTGGTTTAACACTTGTGTCCGGCAACCGGAATTCCGGGCTGTGCTGGGAGAAGTGGCCCTGTATTCGGGGGCCAGGTCTGTCACTCAACAGCCAG GCTCTGAGGTCACCGCACCCCAAAAGACACCTGCTCAGCTcaagaaagaggcaaagaaacGGGAGAAACTAGAGAAATTCCAGCAGAAGCAGAAGACTCAGCAGCAGGCCCCGCACGGAGAG aagaaaccaaaaccagagaagaaggagaaacgGGACCCTGGGGTCATTACCTATGACCTCCCTACCCCACCCGGGGAGAAGAAAG atGTAAGTGGCGCCATGCCCGACTCCTACAGCCCTCAGTATGTGGAGGCTGCCTGGTACCCTTGGTGGGAGCGGCAGGGCTTCTTCAAGCCAGAGTACGGG CGCCCTAGTGTGTCAGCACCAAATCCCCGAGGTGTCTTCATGATGTGCATCCCACCCCCCAACGTGACAGGCTCCCTGCACCTGGGCCACGCGCTCACCAACGCCATCCAGGACTCCCTGACTCGATG GCACCGCATGCGTGGGGAGACCACCCTATGGAACCCAGGCTGTGACCATGCAGGCATTGCCACCCAGGTGGTGGTGGAAAAGAAGCTCTGGAAAGAGCGGGGTCTGAACCGGCACCAGCTGGGCCGCGAGGCCTTTCTTGAGGAGGTCTGGAAGTGGAAAGCTGA GAAGGGTGACAGGATttaccaccaattaaagaaactTGGCAGCTCCTTGGACTGGGACCGAGCCTGCTTCACCATGGATCCT AAATTGTCAGCAACTGTGACAGAGGCTTTTGTTAGGCTCCACGAAGAAGGGGTCATCTACCGTAGCACCCGCCTGGTCAACTGGTCCTGCACCCTCAACTCAGCCATTTCTGACATTGAG GTGGATAAGAAGGAGCTGACGGGACGCACCCTGCTCCCTGTGCCCGGCTACAAGGAGAAGGTGGAGTTTGGGGTCCTTGTGTCCTTTGCCTACAAGGTCCAAGGCTCAG ACAGCGgcgaggaggtggtggtggcaacAACCCGGATTGAGACCATGCTGGGAGACGTGGCTGTAGCTGTGCACCCCAAGGACCCCAGATATCAG CACTTAAAGGGAAAGTGTGTCGTCCACCCGTTCTTGTCCCGGAGCCTTCCCATCGTCTTCGATGACTTTGTGGACATGGAGTTTGGCACAG GTGCTGTGAAGATCACCCCAGCCCATGACCAGAATGACTATGAGGTTGGGCAGCGGCACAGGCTGGAGGCCATTAGCATCATGGACTCAAAGGGGACCCTTGTCAACGTACCTCCACCTTTCCTG GGCCTGCCCAGGTTTGAGGCCAGGAAGGCTGTGTTGGCGGCACTGAAGGAGCAGGGCCTGTTCCGTGGCGTCAAGGACAACCCCATGGTGGTGCCGATTTGCAA CCGCTCCAAGGATGTGGTGGAGCCCCTGTTAAGGCCTCAGTGGTACGTGCgctgtggggagatggctcaggctgCCAGTGCTGCCGTCACCCGGGGTGACCTCCGTATACTGCCTGAGGCGCATCAGCGCACGTGGCATTCTTGGATGGACAACATCAG AGACTGGTGCATCTCTCGGCAGCTGTGGTGGGGCCACCGAATCCCTGCCTACTTTATCACCGTCCATGACCCGGCAGTACCCCCTGGGGAG GACCCTGATGGGCGGTACTGGGTAAGCGGACGCACTGAAGCAGAGGCCCGAGAGAAGGCGGCACGGGAGTTTGGAGTACCCCCTGACAAGATCAGCCTTCAGCAAG ATGAGGATGTGTTGGACACCTGGTTCTCCTCCggtctctttcccttctccatcttTGGCTGGCCCAATCAG TCAGAGGACCTCAGTGTGTTCTACCCTGGGACCCTGCTGGAGACGGGCCACGATATCCTCTTCTTCTGGGTCGCCCGGATGGTCATGCTCGGCCTGAAGCTCACCGGGAAGCTGCCCTTCAGAGAG GTCTATCTCCATGCAATCGTGCGTGATGCTCATGGCAGGAAGATGAGCAAGTCTCTTGGCAATGTCATCGACCCCCTGGATGTCATCCATGGAGTGTCCTTGCAG GGCCTCCATGACCAACTACTGAACAGCAACTTGGATCCCAGTGAGGTGGAGAAAGCCAAAGAAGGACAG AAGACCGACTTTCCAGCAGGGATTCCCGAGTGCGGCACTGACGCCCTACGCTTCGGACTCTGTGCCTACACATCCCAAG GTCGAGACATCAACCTGGATGTCAACAGGATCCTTGGGTACCGTCACTTCTGCAACAAACTCTGGAATGCCACCAAGTTTGCCCTGCGCGGCCTTGGGAAGGGCTTTGTGCCCTCAGCAACCTCCAAG CTTGAAGGGCACGAGAGCCTGGTGGACCGCTGGATCCGCAGCCGCCTGACTGAGGCCGTGAGGCTCAGCAATGAAGGCTTCCAGGCTTACGATTTCCCGGCCATTACCACCGCCCAGTACAGCTTTTGGCTCTATGAGCTCTGTGATGTCTACTTG GAGTGCCTAAAACCCGTGCTGAATGGAGTGGACCAGGCGGCGGCCGAGTGTGCTCGGCAGACCCTCTACACCTGCCTGGATGTCGGCCTGCGGCTGCTCTCGCCCTTCATGCCCTTTGTCACAGAGGAGCtattccagagactgccccggcGGACACCAAAAGCGCCTGCTAGCCTTTGTGTCACCCCCTACCCAGAGCCTTCAGAG TGCTCCTGGAAGGACCCTGAAGCCGAAGCTGCTCTTGAGCTAGCCCTGAGCATCACCCGAGCCGTGCGCTCGCTGCGGGCCGACTACAACCTGACCCGCACCAGGCCTGACT GTTTCTTGGAAGTAGCCGATGAGGCCACGGGTGCCTTGGCCTCGGCGGTGTCGGGCTACGTGCAGGCTCTGGCCAGTGCAGGCGTGGTGGCTGTCCTGGCCCTGGGTGCTCCTGCACCGCAGGGCTGCGCTGTAGCTGTGGCTTCCGACCGCTGCTCCATCCACCTGCAGCTGCAGGGGCTAGTGGACCCAGCCCGGGAGTTGGGCAAGCTGCAGGCCAAGCGAAGTGAGGCACAGCGGCAGGCTCAGCGGCTGCAGGAGCGCCGTGCTGCCTCCGGCTACTCAGCGAAGGTGCCCCTTGAGGTCCAGGAGGCAGATGAAGCGAAG TTGCAACAGATAGAGGCGGAGCTCAGGAAGGTGGATGAGGCCATCGCCCTGTTCCAGAAGATGCTGTGA
- the Vwa7 gene encoding von Willebrand factor A domain-containing protein 7 isoform X1 has product MLPVEVPLSHLGPPILLLLQLLLPPISAFFPNIWSLLAAPGSVTHQDLTEEAALNVTLVLFLEQPHPGRPRLRVEDYGGRTLLADDIFAAYFGPGFSSRRFRAALGEVSRANAAQDFLPASKSNPDLHFDAERLVQGRTQLVGALRETLVAARALEYTLARQRLGAALHALQDFYSHSNWVELGERQPHPHLLWPRRELWSLAQVGDPTCSDCEGLSCPENMLDSTLLTSGYFGMHPPKPPGKCSHGGHFDQSSSQPPRGGINKDSTSPSFSPHHELHLQAAEVALLASIEAFSLLRSRLGDKAFSRLLDITPASSLSFVLDTTGSMGEEINAAKIQARSIVEQRQGSPMEPVFYILVPFHDPGFGPVFTTSDPDSFWQKLNEIHALGGGDEPEMCLSALELALLHTPPLSDIFVFTDASPKDALLTNRVESLTRERRCRVTFLVTEDPSRTGGRRRRREALSPLRFEPYEAIARASGGEVIFTKDQHIQDVAAIVGESLAGLVTLPLEPPVFTPGEPCVFAVDSLLWQVTVRLHGDISSFWIKSPAGVSQGPEEGIGPLGHTRRFGQFWTVTMTDPPQTGTWEIQVAAAGPPRVRVQAHTSLDFLFHFGISMEDGPHPGLYPLTQPVAGLQTQLLVEVTGLTSRQKLVGGQPQFSHVVLRRIPEGTHLGRVSLEPVGPPERGLLAASLPPTLLSVSAPFSLELVGQDGGGESLRRTAPQPCSVAPVLLELSGPPDFLTPGSKAPLSLHIASFSGPQNLDLKTSVNPGFSLTSNLSRAHLGPNESAWGRLWLEVPDSAAPDSVVTVTVTAAGQEGSQVPPTHAFLRLLVLAQSSKDQLDTPAHAPAHAPAHAPAHSAAPVLPPASPNLLPSTLVTQGRAGGGVAGKAWWGTVGGVLFLLGCTSW; this is encoded by the exons ATGCTCCCTGTGGAGGTACCCCTGTCCCACCTGGGCCCCCCAATactgcttctgcttcagctgcTGTTGCCCCCAATATCTGCCTTCTTCCCCAACATCTGGAGCCTTCTAGCTGCCCCTGGCTCTGTCACTCACCAAGACCTGACTGAGGAGGCTGCACTCAATGTCACCCTTGTGCTCTTTCTGGAGCAGCCACACCCAGGCCGACCACGCCTCCGTGTAGAGGACTACGGG GGCCGGACCCTCCTTGCGGATGACATCTTTGCTGCCTACTTTGGACCTGGGTTTTCTTCCCGGCGTTTCAGAGCAGCTTTAGGAGAGGTGTCTCGTGCCAATGCAGCCCAAGACTTCCTGCCAGCTTCCAAGAGCAATCCCGACCTGCACTTCGATGCTGAACGGCTGGTCCAGGGGCGCACTCAGCTGGTGGGGGCCCTTCGGGAAACCCTGGTGGCTGCCAGAGCCCTTGAATATACATTGGCCCGCCAGCGCCTAGGGGCTGCACTTCATGCCCTGCAG GATTTCTATAGCCACAGCAACTGGGTGGAGCTGGGGGAGCGGCAGCCACACCCTCACCTCCTCTGGCCAAGGCGGGAGCTCTGGAGCCTGGCACAAG TGGGCGATCCTACCTGCTCTGACTGTGAGGGGCTGAGCTGCCCAGAGAATATGCTGGACTCGACACTGCTCACCTCTGGCTACTTCGGAATGCATCCCCCCAAACCACCAG GGAAATGTAGCCATGGGGGCCATTTTGACCAGAGCAGCTCCCAGCCACCCCGGGGAGGCATCAACAAAGACAGCACATCCCCAAGTTTCTCCCCACACCACGAGCTGCACCTCCAGGCTGCAGAAGTGGCACTCCTGGCCTCCATCGAGgccttcagcctcctgagaagCCGCCTGGGAGACAAGGCTTTCTCCAG GCTGCTGGACAtcaccccagcctccagcctgagCTTTGTCCTGGACACCACAGGCAGCATGGGCGAGGAAATCAACGCGGCCAAGATCCAGGCTCGCAGCATCGTGGAGCAGCGGCAAGGCAGCCCCATGGAGCCTGTTTTCTATATCTTGGTGCCCTTCCACGACCCAG GGTTTGGCCCCGTCTTTACAACCAGCGACCCAGACAGCTTCTGGCAGAAACTCAACGAGATCCACGCCTTAGGGGGTGGAGATGAGCCTGAGATGTGCCTGTCTGCCCTGGAG CTAGCCCTGCTGCAtacccctcccctctctgacATCTTCGTATTCACTGACGCCTCACCCAAGGATGCTCTTCTTACCAACCGGGTGGAATCCCTGACTCGGGAGAGGCGCTGCCGG GTGACATTCCTAGTAACAGAAGACCCATCGAGGACTGGGGGTCGACGACGACGACGAGAGGCCTTGTCTCCTCTGCGTTTTGAACCATATGAAGCAATAGCCCGGGCATCAGGCGGAGAGGTGATCTTCACCAAAGACCAGCACATCCAGGATGTGGCTGCCATTGTTGGGGAGAGCCTGGCTGGTCTG GTGACCCTTCCCCTGGAGCCTCCTGTCTTCACCCCTGGGGAGCCGTGTGTGTTTGCTGTGGACAGTCTGCTCTGGCAGGTCACAGTCCGGTTGCACGGGGACATCAGTAGCTTCTGGATCAAGAGCCCTGCAG GGGTGTCCCAGGGCCCAGAGGAGGGCATAGGTCCTCTGGGCCACACTCGTCGCTTTGGGCAGTTCTGGACGGTGACCATGACTGACCCTCCTCAGACAGGGACTTGGGAGATCCAGGTAGCAGCTGCGGGACCCCCCCGGGTGAGAGTACAAG CCCACACCTCTCTGGACTTCCTCTTTCATTTCGGGATCTCTATGGAGGATGGACCCCACCCTGGCCTCTACCCCCTGACTCAGCCAGTTGCAG GTCTCCAGACCCAGCTGCTGGTAGAAGTGACAGGGCTCACCTCTAGACAGAAGCTTGTGGGTGGCCAGCCACAGTTTTCCCATGTTGTCCTTCGAAGGATCCCGGAGGGCACTCATTTGGGCCGGGTGTCCTTGGAGCCCGTGGGACCCCCTGAGCGAGGCCTCCTTGCTGCCTCGCTACCGCCCACACTGCTGTCAGTCTCTGCACCCTTCTCCCTGGAGCTGGTCGGCCAGGATGGAGGGGGAGAGAGCCTGCGGAGGACTGCACCCCAGCCTTGCAGTGTGGCCCCCGTGCTTCTGGAG CTGAGTGGCCCTCCAGATTTCTTGACCCCCGGCAGCAAGGCCCCTCTCAGCCTCCACATCGCTAGCTTCTCTGGCCCCCAAAATCTTGATCTTAAGACATCGGTGAACCCTGGCTTCTCCCTCACCTCCAACCTCTCCAG GGCTCACCTGGGACCGAATGAGTCTGCCTGGGGACGCCTGTGGCTAGAGGTCCCAGATTCAGCAGCCCCTGACAGTGTGGTGACAGTGACTGTGACTGCAGCAGGTCAGGAAGGCAGCCAGGTGCCCCCAACCCATGCCTTCCTCCGGCTGCTGGTGCTGGCCCAGTCCTCGAAG GACCAGCTGGACACCCCGGCCCACGCCCCGGCCCACGCCCCGGCCCACGCCCCTGCCCACTCTGCTGCCCCTGTGCTGCCCCCAGCCAGCCCTAACTTGCTTCCTTCCACTTTGGTGACGCAgggcagagctgggggaggggtggcggGCAAAGCCTGGTGGGGAACAGTTGGAGGGGTGCTGTTTCTGCTAGGCTGCACTTCCTGGTAA
- the Vwa7 gene encoding von Willebrand factor A domain-containing protein 7 isoform X2 yields the protein MLPVEVPLSHLGPPILLLLQLLLPPISAFFPNIWSLLAAPGSVTHQDLTEEAALNVTLVLFLEQPHPGRPRLRVEDYGGRTLLADDIFAAYFGPGFSSRRFRAALGEVSRANAAQDFLPASKSNPDLHFDAERLVQGRTQLVGALRETLVAARALEYTLARQRLGAALHALQDFYSHSNWVELGERQPHPHLLWPRRELWSLAQVGDPTCSDCEGLSCPENMLDSTLLTSGYFGMHPPKPPGKCSHGGHFDQSSSQPPRGGINKDSTSPSFSPHHELHLQAAEVALLASIEAFSLLRSRLGDKAFSRLLDITPASSLSFVLDTTGSMGEEINAAKIQARSIVEQRQGSPMEPVFYILVPFHDPGFGPVFTTSDPDSFWQKLNEIHALGGGDEPEMCLSALELALLHTPPLSDIFVFTDASPKDALLTNRVESLTRERRCRVTFLVTEDPSRTGGRRRRREALSPLRFEPYEAIARASGGEVIFTKDQHIQDVAAIVGESLAGLVTLPLEPPVFTPGEPCVFAVDSLLWQVTVRLHGDISSFWIKSPADRDLGDPGSSCGTPPGESTSPHLSGLPLSFRDLYGGWTPPWPLPPDSASCRIPEGTHLGRVSLEPVGPPERGLLAASLPPTLLSVSAPFSLELVGQDGGGESLRRTAPQPCSVAPVLLELSGPPDFLTPGSKAPLSLHIASFSGPQNLDLKTSVNPGFSLTSNLSRAHLGPNESAWGRLWLEVPDSAAPDSVVTVTVTAAGQEGSQVPPTHAFLRLLVLAQSSKDQLDTPAHAPAHAPAHAPAHSAAPVLPPASPNLLPSTLVTQGRAGGGVAGKAWWGTVGGVLFLLGCTSW from the exons ATGCTCCCTGTGGAGGTACCCCTGTCCCACCTGGGCCCCCCAATactgcttctgcttcagctgcTGTTGCCCCCAATATCTGCCTTCTTCCCCAACATCTGGAGCCTTCTAGCTGCCCCTGGCTCTGTCACTCACCAAGACCTGACTGAGGAGGCTGCACTCAATGTCACCCTTGTGCTCTTTCTGGAGCAGCCACACCCAGGCCGACCACGCCTCCGTGTAGAGGACTACGGG GGCCGGACCCTCCTTGCGGATGACATCTTTGCTGCCTACTTTGGACCTGGGTTTTCTTCCCGGCGTTTCAGAGCAGCTTTAGGAGAGGTGTCTCGTGCCAATGCAGCCCAAGACTTCCTGCCAGCTTCCAAGAGCAATCCCGACCTGCACTTCGATGCTGAACGGCTGGTCCAGGGGCGCACTCAGCTGGTGGGGGCCCTTCGGGAAACCCTGGTGGCTGCCAGAGCCCTTGAATATACATTGGCCCGCCAGCGCCTAGGGGCTGCACTTCATGCCCTGCAG GATTTCTATAGCCACAGCAACTGGGTGGAGCTGGGGGAGCGGCAGCCACACCCTCACCTCCTCTGGCCAAGGCGGGAGCTCTGGAGCCTGGCACAAG TGGGCGATCCTACCTGCTCTGACTGTGAGGGGCTGAGCTGCCCAGAGAATATGCTGGACTCGACACTGCTCACCTCTGGCTACTTCGGAATGCATCCCCCCAAACCACCAG GGAAATGTAGCCATGGGGGCCATTTTGACCAGAGCAGCTCCCAGCCACCCCGGGGAGGCATCAACAAAGACAGCACATCCCCAAGTTTCTCCCCACACCACGAGCTGCACCTCCAGGCTGCAGAAGTGGCACTCCTGGCCTCCATCGAGgccttcagcctcctgagaagCCGCCTGGGAGACAAGGCTTTCTCCAG GCTGCTGGACAtcaccccagcctccagcctgagCTTTGTCCTGGACACCACAGGCAGCATGGGCGAGGAAATCAACGCGGCCAAGATCCAGGCTCGCAGCATCGTGGAGCAGCGGCAAGGCAGCCCCATGGAGCCTGTTTTCTATATCTTGGTGCCCTTCCACGACCCAG GGTTTGGCCCCGTCTTTACAACCAGCGACCCAGACAGCTTCTGGCAGAAACTCAACGAGATCCACGCCTTAGGGGGTGGAGATGAGCCTGAGATGTGCCTGTCTGCCCTGGAG CTAGCCCTGCTGCAtacccctcccctctctgacATCTTCGTATTCACTGACGCCTCACCCAAGGATGCTCTTCTTACCAACCGGGTGGAATCCCTGACTCGGGAGAGGCGCTGCCGG GTGACATTCCTAGTAACAGAAGACCCATCGAGGACTGGGGGTCGACGACGACGACGAGAGGCCTTGTCTCCTCTGCGTTTTGAACCATATGAAGCAATAGCCCGGGCATCAGGCGGAGAGGTGATCTTCACCAAAGACCAGCACATCCAGGATGTGGCTGCCATTGTTGGGGAGAGCCTGGCTGGTCTG GTGACCCTTCCCCTGGAGCCTCCTGTCTTCACCCCTGGGGAGCCGTGTGTGTTTGCTGTGGACAGTCTGCTCTGGCAGGTCACAGTCCGGTTGCACGGGGACATCAGTAGCTTCTGGATCAAGAGCCCTGCAG ACAGGGACTTGGGAGATCCAGGTAGCAGCTGCGGGACCCCCCCGGGTGAGAGTACAAG CCCACACCTCTCTGGACTTCCTCTTTCATTTCGGGATCTCTATGGAGGATGGACCCCACCCTGGCCTCTACCCCCTGACTCAGCCAGTTGCAG GATCCCGGAGGGCACTCATTTGGGCCGGGTGTCCTTGGAGCCCGTGGGACCCCCTGAGCGAGGCCTCCTTGCTGCCTCGCTACCGCCCACACTGCTGTCAGTCTCTGCACCCTTCTCCCTGGAGCTGGTCGGCCAGGATGGAGGGGGAGAGAGCCTGCGGAGGACTGCACCCCAGCCTTGCAGTGTGGCCCCCGTGCTTCTGGAG CTGAGTGGCCCTCCAGATTTCTTGACCCCCGGCAGCAAGGCCCCTCTCAGCCTCCACATCGCTAGCTTCTCTGGCCCCCAAAATCTTGATCTTAAGACATCGGTGAACCCTGGCTTCTCCCTCACCTCCAACCTCTCCAG GGCTCACCTGGGACCGAATGAGTCTGCCTGGGGACGCCTGTGGCTAGAGGTCCCAGATTCAGCAGCCCCTGACAGTGTGGTGACAGTGACTGTGACTGCAGCAGGTCAGGAAGGCAGCCAGGTGCCCCCAACCCATGCCTTCCTCCGGCTGCTGGTGCTGGCCCAGTCCTCGAAG GACCAGCTGGACACCCCGGCCCACGCCCCGGCCCACGCCCCGGCCCACGCCCCTGCCCACTCTGCTGCCCCTGTGCTGCCCCCAGCCAGCCCTAACTTGCTTCCTTCCACTTTGGTGACGCAgggcagagctgggggaggggtggcggGCAAAGCCTGGTGGGGAACAGTTGGAGGGGTGCTGTTTCTGCTAGGCTGCACTTCCTGGTAA
- the Sapcd1 gene encoding suppressor APC domain-containing protein 1 isoform X2 translates to MESPGPGGPPLVQAPYTVLLLPLGTSHQDPGAQNFFLWLQMMQALEREQDALWQGLELLEHGQAWFTDRLRETQQRQLQLGALGEGFLMGSRSESDAPQLTQIQKVNACLHSLIHKELSKQRKGEVVSQAPPGPKGPTLV, encoded by the exons ATGGAGAGCCCCGGTCCTGGTGGGCCACCCCTGGTGCAAGCGCCCTACACTGTTCTGCTGCTACCACTGGGGACAAGCCACCAAGACCCAGGAGCCCAGAACTTCTTTCTCTGG CTGCAGATGATGCAGGCGCTGGAGAGGGAACAAGATGCTCTGTGGCAGGGCCTGGAGCTGCTGGAGCACGGCCAGGCCTGGTTCACAGACCGGCTGAGGGAGACACAGCAACGGCAGCTGCAGCTGGGGGCCCTTGGCGAG GGCTTTCTGATGGGCTCGCGCTCAGAGTCCGACGCCCCTCAGCTAACCCAGATTCAAAAGGTGAATGCTTGTTTACACAGTCTGATTCACAAG GAGTTGTCAAAGCAGCGGAAGGGAGAGGTGGTCAGCCAGGCTCCCCCAGGGCCAAAGGGGCCTACTCTTGTGTAG
- the Sapcd1 gene encoding suppressor APC domain-containing protein 1 isoform X1 — MGWGGTSPGSAPPTLEPWRAPVLVGHPWCKRPTLFCCYHWGQATKTQEPRTSFSGQLQMMQALEREQDALWQGLELLEHGQAWFTDRLRETQQRQLQLGALGEGFLMGSRSESDAPQLTQIQKVNACLHSLIHKELSKQRKGEVVSQAPPGPKGPTLV, encoded by the exons ATGGGTTGGGGAGGGACCAGCCCTGGCTCCGCCCCTCCTACTTTAGAGCCATGGAGAGCCCCGGTCCTGGTGGGCCACCCCTGGTGCAAGCGCCCTACACTGTTCTGCTGCTACCACTGGGGACAAGCCACCAAGACCCAGGAGCCCAGAACTTCTTTCTCTGG CCAGCTGCAGATGATGCAGGCGCTGGAGAGGGAACAAGATGCTCTGTGGCAGGGCCTGGAGCTGCTGGAGCACGGCCAGGCCTGGTTCACAGACCGGCTGAGGGAGACACAGCAACGGCAGCTGCAGCTGGGGGCCCTTGGCGAG GGCTTTCTGATGGGCTCGCGCTCAGAGTCCGACGCCCCTCAGCTAACCCAGATTCAAAAGGTGAATGCTTGTTTACACAGTCTGATTCACAAG GAGTTGTCAAAGCAGCGGAAGGGAGAGGTGGTCAGCCAGGCTCCCCCAGGGCCAAAGGGGCCTACTCTTGTGTAG